From the genome of bacterium:
AGGACACGGTACCGTCTGAAAAACCGACGATGGCATCCGGCGTGGAGAGGGAAAAGGAGGATGCTGTGATCTTCCTTCCGGGGAACAGCTGCCGTTGTTCGATCAGGGTGCCATCTGCAAGGCTGAAGGCCTTCACGTTGCCGTCGGAAAACAGCTGCCAGACCATGGTCCTGTATTCGTCCACCTGGGTGTGGATGACCCGCGACATTTTTTCGTGAAGTTCCAGGGGGTGCTGAGCCCCGAGGGTAGCCGGTTTGAGCAGAGGATAGACAACCCAGAGGAGAAGGAAAAAGACGGTGGAAACTGCGATAACGGTCCCGATCCCTCCAACGGTGATGATCCATTTCGAAAGGAAATCCCCTGCCTTGACAGACCAGGGGGTTTCCTTTTTTCTTTTTCGACCTGTAAAGGCTCCGGGAGTTGACATAAGAGGATCCTTGCAATGGAAGCGGGCGGAGGCCCGTAAGGCCCCCGCCCATATTATCAACAAGCTCGTGGTTTAATAAAAATACACCCGGTGTCTCTACTTGATGCCCACGGACTTGAGAGCTTCATCGGCGATCTTTGCGGAAACGGGAAGGTAACCATCCTTGACCACCACTTCCTGGCCCTCCTTGCTGAAGATGTACTTGACGAACTCTTTGCGGAGAGGGTCCAGGTCGCTGCCCGGTTTGAAGTTGACGTACACATAAAGGAACCTGGCCAGAGGATACTCGCCGCTGTAGGCGTACTGGGGCTCGGCCGGGATGAACTTGCCCCCTTCTTTTTTCGCGAGGGGGACTACCTTTACATCAGCTGTCTTGTAGCCGATGCCGGAGTAACCGATCCCTCCAAGGTCTGTGGCCACACCCTGGACTACCGCGGAGGAGCCGGGCTGTTCCTTCACGGAGTCCTTGTAGTCGCCTTTACCCAGGACGTTTTCCTTGAAGTAGCCGTAGGTGCCCGAAGCGGAGTTCCTGCCGTAGATGGAAACAGGCAGGTTGGAGAACTTGCCTTTACCACCTACCTGGCCCCAGTTGGAGATGTCTTTCTTGTATCCCATTTTGCGGCTCTTGGAGAAAACGGCGTCCACCTGTGGGAAGGACATGCCCTCGACCGGGTTGTCCTTGTTCACGTAAACGGCCAGCATATCGATGGAGGTGGGAAGAGCCACCGGCTTGTAGCCGAACTTGCCAACGAACTCATCCACTTCCTTGTCCTTCATCTTGCGGCTCATGGGCCCGAAGTTGGAGGTACCGGCGATGAGGGCCGGTGGCGCTGTGGATGAACCCTTACCCTCTATCTCGACAGAAACGTTGGGGTAAAACTTTTTGAACCCTTCGGCCCAGAGAGTCATGAGGTTGTTGAGGGTGTCGGAGCCAACACCGTTGATGGACCCGGAAACTCCCTTGACAGGTTTGTAGGAGGGAAGCTTGCTGTCCACCTTGACCTCAGCCGCCCCGATGCCCGCGAAGGTGAGGCAAATCAATGCCGCCATTACAGCTATGATCGTGGTCTTTTTCATTTTAACGTCCTTTCTCTACAGTTTGATAAGCCGTTAATTCCAGGAAGCTAAGGCCGGTCCCATGCGGGACGCTCAACCTCGTTTCTCCAGGTTACGGTCGGGATTATGAACCCTGAATGTTAGGAAAGGGTTAGGAGGAGGTTAAAAGAAGGCAAGAAAAGGAGAGATATCAGGAACCTTGTGATGGGATGGTATTAGGGAGAGGGGTCTGTGTCCTATGTCCATGCCTGGTCGCTGTGTCCCGAGGGAGCAATACTGGAACGGGTGCATAAAGGCACAGCTGAGTTTTCAACCGATGAGATCCTGGCTCACCGGCTGGGCTTCATCATGCCGGCAAGGAGATGGTGAACGTGCTGCCCTTCCCGGGCGTGCTGGTCACGGAGACCTCACCGTTGTGGGCCTGAACGATATGCTTGACGATGGCAAGACCTAACCCGGTGCCGCCTACCTCTCTGCTCCTTGCCTTGTCCACACGGTAAAATCGCTCGAAAAGACGGGGCAGATGTTTTGCCTCGATACCAGATCCTTCGTCCTGGACGCTCAGTTCGAGGGTGCTTTCGGTTTTACTGCATACGATAATGATCCTGCCCCCGTCCTTGCTGTACTTGACCGCATTTTCGAGAAGGTTGATCAGGGCCATGACGAGGAGGGGAGGGTTGATATTTCCCCTGAGCTCCTGGGGACAGTTGACCTTCAGTCGGATATCTTTCTCCTCGATCCCCGCGTGACAGGCCTCCACCGCTTTGTCAACGACCTCCCGGATGCTGCTTTCCTCGAAGCTCATCTCGCCGGATTCCAATGCTGTTTCAACCCTGGAGAGGTCCAGGAGATCTGCTACGATAGTGTTGAGCCTGTCTGAGTGCTTCCCGATGATCCCCAGGAACCGCCTGGTTACCTCGGGATCGTCGAGAGCCCCGTCCATAAGGGTCTCGACGAACCCCTTGATGGAGGTGATGGGAGTCCGGATCTCGTGGGAGG
Proteins encoded in this window:
- a CDS encoding phosphate ABC transporter substrate-binding protein, with the protein product MKKTTIIAVMAALICLTFAGIGAAEVKVDSKLPSYKPVKGVSGSINGVGSDTLNNLMTLWAEGFKKFYPNVSVEIEGKGSSTAPPALIAGTSNFGPMSRKMKDKEVDEFVGKFGYKPVALPTSIDMLAVYVNKDNPVEGMSFPQVDAVFSKSRKMGYKKDISNWGQVGGKGKFSNLPVSIYGRNSASGTYGYFKENVLGKGDYKDSVKEQPGSSAVVQGVATDLGGIGYSGIGYKTADVKVVPLAKKEGGKFIPAEPQYAYSGEYPLARFLYVYVNFKPGSDLDPLRKEFVKYIFSKEGQEVVVKDGYLPVSAKIADEALKSVGIK